One Nitrospirota bacterium genomic window carries:
- a CDS encoding B12-binding domain-containing radical SAM protein — protein MSKKLLLIEPPFYRLYKDTYALEIFPLSLGYLSATVKRDTNWDVMAYNADFNPNAEIMQVSFLAGTGYRNYLNNLKDTEYNVWQEVKKTISSYRPDVIGITTKSQNFASARTVAKIAKDINPKTVVIVGGPHPTMVGKDVFKCQDIDAIAVGEGEETLVDFLKKLQSGESLDTVNGLMYRKNGIISVTPPRAYIQDLDTLPFPHQSAKDVLKDYDKYQLSAFKSIFATRGCPNNCLFCGSRYLWSTKVRFRSPENVAAEISELRKLGLNVIRFDDDTFGVQRKYIYELTDAISACCPDIKWGCEIHVRLIDDEIVSRMKKAGCFVIQIGIESGNNEMLKKIRKNITIEDAYNASKLIRSHGIEVQTFFMIGFPDETEETLKDTITAIETIDSDAVSYSIFTPYPGTELFTTCKERGLVDDDFDVSLYNHQSPANHFCSHISHERFRELALAAEKMVDRRNNVKLIKKALSVGTLKAVKDMGLRAAASKGLSFIRNYLNNR, from the coding sequence ATGAGTAAAAAACTCTTATTAATAGAGCCGCCTTTTTACAGGCTGTACAAGGATACATACGCACTTGAGATATTTCCTCTTTCTCTTGGCTATCTTTCTGCCACAGTAAAACGTGATACCAACTGGGACGTTATGGCCTATAATGCCGATTTCAACCCAAATGCTGAAATCATGCAGGTCAGTTTTCTGGCTGGCACAGGCTACAGAAATTATTTAAATAACCTAAAAGACACTGAATACAACGTGTGGCAGGAGGTCAAAAAAACAATCTCCTCGTACCGCCCGGATGTGATAGGGATTACTACCAAAAGCCAGAACTTTGCCTCGGCACGCACAGTAGCTAAAATAGCTAAGGACATAAACCCTAAAACCGTGGTAATTGTCGGAGGGCCTCATCCCACAATGGTGGGGAAGGATGTGTTCAAGTGCCAGGATATTGATGCCATTGCTGTTGGCGAGGGAGAAGAGACACTGGTTGATTTTCTGAAAAAATTACAGTCCGGAGAAAGCCTTGACACGGTAAACGGACTAATGTACAGAAAAAACGGGATTATATCGGTGACTCCTCCCAGAGCATACATCCAGGACCTTGACACACTGCCGTTTCCACATCAAAGCGCTAAAGATGTACTTAAAGACTATGACAAGTATCAGCTGTCGGCATTTAAATCTATATTTGCCACACGGGGCTGTCCGAATAACTGTCTGTTTTGCGGCTCTCGCTACCTGTGGAGCACAAAGGTTAGATTTCGGAGCCCAGAAAACGTTGCTGCAGAAATCTCAGAACTCAGAAAACTTGGCCTTAACGTCATCAGATTTGATGACGACACATTCGGTGTCCAACGCAAGTACATATATGAGCTCACTGATGCCATCTCAGCCTGCTGCCCGGACATTAAGTGGGGCTGTGAAATCCATGTCAGGCTTATTGATGATGAAATCGTCTCCAGAATGAAAAAAGCCGGCTGCTTTGTTATTCAAATCGGAATAGAGTCCGGCAATAATGAAATGCTGAAAAAAATCCGGAAAAACATCACCATAGAAGATGCCTATAATGCCTCTAAGCTGATACGGTCGCATGGTATTGAAGTGCAGACATTTTTTATGATAGGTTTCCCGGATGAAACTGAAGAGACTCTGAAAGATACCATTACAGCAATAGAGACAATAGACAGCGATGCCGTCTCTTACAGCATATTCACACCGTATCCCGGCACTGAGCTGTTTACCACCTGTAAGGAGCGCGGCCTTGTGGACGATGACTTTGACGTCTCACTGTATAACCATCAGAGTCCCGCTAACCACTTTTGCTCTCACATATCACATGAGCGGTTTCGGGAACTGGCTCTTGCT
- a CDS encoding LptF/LptG family permease has product MEFKVKLIEKYIVKEIFNNFVLSLLAFNLVLMMERILKFSMLLSGVGATLMDFAGIIVLIQPQLFLLTIPMSLMAAVLFTYGRLKSDNELTILRTSGMSFVSISRPVFAFGILCFLLSLFNSFYLGPETAKELRTKITELITTKSPRAIREGNFYSLFKDVVILVKKKPSEDTLNEIFIYDKRDPTRPCTIFAKEGKISVYAGTKIGFNLKEGEVYITDETDITKITFANYNMILTMTPQVNSQISELTPFEVLKRAKETKGEERVQVFLEFHRRLALPLIVLILSALAPSIAFLSKKTGRLGELSLAMVVFLLYYSSLIYFEKLARTGKLPHYVSGWLPLTALLIFTSVFFIRALRR; this is encoded by the coding sequence GTGGAATTCAAAGTCAAACTCATAGAAAAATACATAGTTAAAGAGATTTTTAACAACTTTGTGTTAAGCCTTCTTGCGTTTAATCTGGTTCTAATGATGGAGAGGATACTGAAGTTCAGTATGCTGCTGTCCGGAGTGGGAGCAACTTTGATGGATTTTGCCGGCATTATAGTGTTGATTCAACCGCAACTGTTTTTGCTGACTATCCCTATGTCTCTAATGGCAGCAGTATTGTTTACCTACGGGAGGCTTAAGTCTGACAACGAGCTTACAATTTTACGCACCTCAGGGATGTCCTTTGTTTCTATTTCAAGACCAGTGTTTGCTTTCGGTATCCTGTGTTTTCTTTTAAGCCTCTTTAACAGCTTTTATCTGGGGCCTGAAACAGCTAAAGAGCTTCGCACAAAAATCACAGAACTGATTACCACAAAATCCCCAAGAGCTATCAGAGAGGGAAATTTCTATTCGCTCTTTAAAGACGTTGTTATACTGGTAAAAAAGAAACCGTCTGAAGACACACTTAACGAGATTTTTATCTACGATAAGAGAGACCCCACCCGTCCCTGCACAATTTTTGCTAAAGAGGGAAAGATATCGGTTTACGCAGGCACTAAAATAGGGTTTAATCTTAAAGAGGGAGAAGTGTATATTACTGATGAGACTGATATAACAAAAATAACCTTTGCTAACTACAATATGATACTGACTATGACCCCTCAGGTCAACTCCCAGATAAGCGAACTGACCCCGTTTGAGGTTCTAAAGAGAGCTAAGGAGACTAAGGGTGAGGAAAGAGTCCAGGTTTTTTTAGAGTTTCACAGAAGACTGGCACTGCCTCTGATTGTGCTTATTCTTAGCGCACTTGCCCCATCAATTGCGTTCCTTTCCAAAAAAACCGGCAGACTAGGTGAGCTAAGCCTTGCCATGGTGGTATTTCTGCTGTATTACAGCAGCCTGATTTATTTTGAGAAACTTGCCCGCACCGGCAAACTCCCACACTATGTAAGCGGATGGCTCCCTCTTACAGCCCTCCTGATTTTCACTTCTGTCTTCTTTATCAGGGCCCTCAGACGATGA
- a CDS encoding LptF/LptG family permease, giving the protein MKILIRQYVKETVSVIFIVSLALSFLIAMFEVIDKLDKLVKFSPGFNDFALYWVYVLPRYLKYLLPMAVLMAVLIVFGQASKLGELVAVKASGGRLKRLFLPVIVLALLVSFVDFAVDELIAAKFNFYANNLLFKIKNKKQRLIYKTEDVWFMEKKDMIINAALYQPEDKSLNDVSVFVTNGGKLVEIIKSKRCYFKDNMWVMDDALKYDLRTMSASKVKDLHFENFKTTNIYDDSVMISDEMHFLDLYRYNLRLKAAGYNNQRVLVDLNAKLSYPFTCMVMVLLGLAISARFKMGGNIINVGLSIAISLIYWIFFAMAISLGYSGILPALLSAWLIPVSFGAVAAYFFNKIPE; this is encoded by the coding sequence ATGAAAATCCTCATCCGGCAATATGTTAAGGAGACCGTCTCGGTTATTTTTATAGTCTCGCTTGCACTTTCCTTTTTGATTGCCATGTTTGAGGTTATTGATAAACTTGATAAGCTTGTCAAGTTTTCGCCCGGCTTCAACGATTTTGCCCTGTACTGGGTTTATGTACTGCCAAGGTACTTAAAATATCTGCTCCCTATGGCTGTTCTGATGGCTGTGCTTATCGTCTTTGGCCAGGCGTCTAAGTTAGGTGAACTCGTTGCTGTTAAAGCCTCCGGGGGAAGGTTAAAGAGGCTGTTTCTGCCTGTTATTGTGTTGGCTCTGCTTGTTTCTTTTGTTGATTTTGCCGTTGATGAGCTTATTGCAGCTAAATTTAATTTTTATGCCAACAACCTGCTTTTTAAAATTAAAAATAAAAAACAACGTTTGATTTATAAAACAGAGGATGTCTGGTTTATGGAAAAAAAGGATATGATAATTAATGCCGCTTTATATCAGCCGGAGGATAAATCTCTAAATGATGTCAGCGTGTTTGTAACTAATGGCGGTAAGCTGGTTGAAATAATAAAATCCAAACGCTGCTACTTCAAAGATAACATGTGGGTTATGGATGATGCGTTAAAATATGACCTCCGTACAATGAGTGCTTCAAAAGTCAAAGATTTACATTTTGAAAATTTCAAAACCACTAACATCTATGACGATAGCGTCATGATTTCTGATGAAATGCACTTTTTAGACCTCTACAGATACAATCTTAGGCTGAAAGCCGCCGGTTATAACAACCAGCGGGTGCTGGTTGACTTAAATGCAAAGCTCTCGTATCCGTTTACGTGCATGGTTATGGTGCTTCTGGGTTTAGCCATCTCAGCACGGTTTAAGATGGGAGGTAACATAATTAATGTGGGGCTTTCTATCGCCATAAGCCTGATATACTGGATTTTCTTTGCCATGGCAATATCTTTGGGATATTCAGGGATTTTACCGGCTTTGCTCTCTGCATGGCTGATTCCAGTCTCATTTGGAGCTGTTGCAGCCTATTTTTTTAACAAAATACCGGAATAA
- a CDS encoding chemotaxis protein CheV produces the protein MAHGIGALPEVLKVGTNEMELVVFKMFTNRESGQMETRIYGVNVAKVREIIPMPQVTTVPDTPNYADSMAEVRGEVIPIVDLGRWMKLVLPDIEIRPKVIVLEMLGTTVGMVVHDVERIRRIKWDMIKPPPQLLQSKHGGKITGVTKIDEGDGLLLILDLESVIQDIGALVPKAGISMDDVRKMEKKKLSGNVLIVDDSSVARRILKDTLENTGLSIMEAVDGKQALNLLFDFQKKIGDQPIESFINLIISDVEMPEMDGLTFTKNVKSNPLLQKIPIIVNTSLSGAENKEKAKIVGAEGYLIKFDVANLISEVSRFFK, from the coding sequence ATGGCGCATGGGATCGGTGCTTTACCTGAAGTACTAAAGGTGGGCACAAACGAGATGGAGCTGGTTGTATTTAAAATGTTTACAAACCGTGAAAGCGGACAGATGGAAACCAGGATATATGGAGTTAACGTAGCAAAGGTGCGTGAGATAATCCCTATGCCTCAGGTAACAACGGTGCCGGATACCCCTAATTACGCTGATTCTATGGCAGAGGTCAGAGGAGAGGTTATTCCAATTGTGGACTTGGGACGATGGATGAAGTTAGTTTTGCCGGATATTGAAATACGGCCAAAAGTGATTGTGCTTGAAATGCTTGGAACAACGGTTGGAATGGTAGTGCATGATGTGGAGAGAATCAGACGGATTAAGTGGGATATGATAAAGCCTCCACCACAGCTTTTGCAATCTAAGCACGGCGGCAAGATAACCGGAGTTACAAAGATAGATGAGGGCGATGGACTTCTTCTTATTCTGGACCTTGAGAGCGTTATACAAGACATTGGGGCATTGGTGCCAAAGGCCGGAATATCAATGGATGATGTACGGAAAATGGAAAAGAAAAAGTTAAGCGGCAATGTTTTAATAGTAGATGATTCATCGGTAGCACGGCGGATTTTAAAAGATACCCTTGAAAACACCGGCTTAAGTATAATGGAGGCAGTGGACGGTAAGCAGGCTCTCAACCTTCTTTTTGATTTTCAGAAAAAAATAGGAGACCAACCCATCGAGAGTTTTATCAACCTGATAATCTCAGACGTTGAAATGCCAGAGATGGATGGCCTCACTTTTACAAAAAACGTCAAGAGCAACCCGTTGTTACAGAAAATTCCAATCATAGTAAACACATCGTTAAGCGGAGCAGAAAACAAGGAAAAAGCCAAGATTGTTGGGGCTGAGGGCTACCTTATAAAGTTTGATGTAGCAAATTTAATATCGGAGGTTTCGCGGTTTTTTAAATAA
- a CDS encoding precorrin-8X methylmutase: MKKGPMIEKDSFALIGKEMKREFDPFHLPIVKRIIHATGDFQFEDTIRFHPDAVKSGVEAIRRGLDIVVDVKMVAAGINQKALSKFGGNVVCRISDEEVEETAMKFSLTRAEAAFELILSEGCASNIGIIAIGNAPTALIKTMEIIDAGRFSPALVIGVPVGFVKAEESKDMLSQKNYPFITCLGKKGGSPVAAAIINALIILACENK, encoded by the coding sequence ATGAAAAAAGGACCCATGATAGAAAAGGACAGTTTTGCTCTTATTGGTAAAGAGATGAAGAGGGAGTTTGACCCTTTTCATTTGCCAATAGTGAAGCGAATAATTCATGCCACGGGTGATTTTCAATTTGAAGATACAATAAGATTTCATCCTGATGCAGTAAAAAGCGGTGTGGAGGCAATAAGACGGGGACTGGACATTGTGGTTGATGTTAAAATGGTTGCAGCCGGTATAAACCAAAAAGCGCTTAGTAAATTTGGTGGTAATGTGGTGTGCAGGATTTCAGATGAAGAGGTCGAAGAGACAGCCATGAAGTTTTCATTAACCAGAGCTGAGGCTGCCTTTGAGTTGATTCTGTCTGAGGGTTGTGCTTCAAACATCGGCATAATTGCCATTGGCAATGCACCAACGGCACTAATAAAAACTATGGAAATTATAGATGCGGGAAGGTTCTCACCAGCACTGGTTATTGGCGTACCAGTAGGGTTTGTAAAGGCTGAGGAGTCAAAAGATATGCTTTCCCAAAAAAACTACCCATTTATTACTTGTCTGGGCAAAAAGGGGGGCTCTCCGGTTGCTGCTGCAATCATAAATGCCCTCATTATTCTTGCCTGCGAAAATAAATAA
- a CDS encoding MCP four helix bundle domain-containing protein — MLQNMKTGTRLGLAFGIVVVLLLIIAIVGISRLSGLNGDMSAVVKDEYPKVAYCNEITIEILQIARHMRNVLIMEKKEEIQKELDKVQDARKKIVADLDKLTLLVKSETGKAGLKAILDARAVYVVGQEDFLKLAAEGKQAEAKELLLTKVRSLQLTYLDAVEKLKKHQEEHLDTVAKQADESYKSARTLVISLSVIAIVLATAIALWITMTLLNQLGGEPHYIMSIAESIANGDLTIRLESGKKETGIFLAMKTMLEKLTSIVGEVNVSADNVSTGSMELSGTAQVISQGATEQAASVEEVSSSMQEMASNIKQNADNSQQTERMAAKASKDAEESGKAVEEAVHAMKEIASKISIIEEIARQTNLLALNAAIEAARAGEHGKGFAVVASEVRKLAERSQKAAGEISTLSSTTVTVSEKAGVMLKQLVPDIQRTAELVQEISAASNEQNVGADQINKAITQLDQVIQQNASASEEMASTSEELTSQAEQLSAAIAFFRTSEQRRAAAAPKAKKQPPKLAHITHEKARPVATKTKRLELSSDNKDDSEFESY, encoded by the coding sequence ATGCTTCAAAACATGAAAACAGGCACACGGTTAGGGCTGGCGTTTGGGATTGTCGTAGTTTTGCTTTTAATAATAGCAATTGTAGGCATAAGCAGGCTTAGCGGACTTAACGGTGATATGTCCGCTGTGGTTAAAGATGAATATCCTAAGGTAGCGTATTGCAACGAAATAACAATAGAAATCCTTCAGATAGCTCGTCATATGCGTAATGTGCTGATAATGGAAAAGAAGGAGGAGATACAAAAGGAACTGGATAAAGTGCAGGATGCAAGAAAGAAGATTGTTGCAGATTTAGACAAACTTACCCTGCTGGTAAAAAGTGAAACGGGCAAGGCTGGACTAAAGGCCATACTTGACGCAAGGGCAGTGTATGTTGTTGGTCAGGAGGATTTTCTAAAGCTTGCGGCAGAGGGCAAACAGGCCGAAGCAAAGGAGTTACTCTTAACTAAGGTAAGGTCATTGCAGCTTACCTATTTAGATGCCGTTGAAAAGTTAAAAAAACACCAGGAGGAACATCTGGATACTGTTGCTAAACAGGCAGATGAGTCCTATAAATCCGCCCGCACTTTAGTCATATCTTTATCTGTAATAGCTATAGTCCTTGCAACAGCAATTGCTCTTTGGATAACTATGACATTATTGAATCAGTTGGGAGGAGAGCCCCACTACATTATGAGTATAGCGGAAAGCATAGCAAACGGAGACCTTACAATTAGGTTAGAGTCCGGTAAAAAAGAAACTGGCATATTTTTAGCTATGAAAACTATGCTTGAAAAATTAACAAGCATAGTGGGAGAGGTAAATGTATCCGCAGATAACGTGTCAACTGGCAGTATGGAGCTTAGCGGCACGGCTCAGGTGATTTCACAGGGGGCAACAGAACAGGCGGCCTCAGTTGAGGAGGTATCCTCGTCAATGCAGGAGATGGCGTCCAACATCAAACAAAATGCCGATAATTCCCAGCAAACAGAGCGTATGGCTGCAAAGGCATCCAAGGATGCAGAAGAAAGTGGAAAGGCTGTTGAGGAGGCGGTTCATGCAATGAAAGAAATTGCAAGCAAAATCTCCATAATAGAGGAAATCGCAAGACAAACCAATCTTTTGGCTCTTAATGCGGCTATTGAAGCAGCCCGTGCCGGAGAGCACGGTAAGGGGTTTGCAGTTGTGGCCTCAGAGGTAAGAAAACTTGCTGAACGCAGCCAGAAAGCAGCCGGTGAAATCAGCACCTTGTCATCCACAACGGTAACGGTCTCAGAAAAAGCAGGAGTTATGCTTAAACAGTTAGTGCCGGATATTCAAAGGACGGCAGAGTTGGTACAGGAAATCAGTGCGGCAAGTAATGAGCAAAATGTCGGAGCCGATCAGATAAACAAGGCTATAACACAGCTTGACCAGGTAATTCAACAAAACGCCTCAGCCTCTGAGGAGATGGCCTCAACCTCTGAGGAGCTGACATCTCAGGCAGAGCAGCTTTCGGCTGCAATTGCGTTTTTCAGAACCAGCGAACAAAGAAGAGCGGCGGCAGCGCCAAAAGCCAAAAAACAACCGCCAAAGTTAGCGCACATAACGCATGAAAAGGCAAGACCCGTTGCAACAAAAACGAAAAGGCTTGAGTTATCCTCAGATAACAAAGATGACAGCGAATTTGAATCATATTAA
- a CDS encoding chemotaxis protein CheW produces MAEENEIMQFLTFKLDDEVFALHIEKIREVLEFTTVTKMPRTPEFMRGVINLRGSVVPVIDLKQKFGMSYTKKAVDTCVVITEVEMEGEKIVLGAMVDSVKEVMELEKSAIEPPPKIGTQLSNEYIEGMGKQDEEFIIILDIDKIFSADELTMVTDMKGHVPSEAELELAAV; encoded by the coding sequence ATGGCAGAAGAAAACGAAATAATGCAATTTCTTACATTTAAACTGGATGATGAGGTGTTTGCCCTTCACATTGAAAAAATACGTGAAGTGCTGGAATTTACCACTGTTACTAAGATGCCCAGAACGCCGGAGTTTATGCGCGGAGTGATTAACTTGCGCGGCAGTGTTGTCCCCGTTATAGATTTAAAACAGAAATTTGGGATGTCATATACGAAAAAAGCGGTGGACACTTGTGTTGTAATAACAGAGGTTGAGATGGAGGGAGAGAAAATAGTTCTGGGCGCTATGGTTGATAGTGTTAAGGAGGTCATGGAGCTGGAAAAGTCGGCAATAGAGCCACCTCCTAAAATAGGCACGCAGTTAAGCAATGAGTATATCGAGGGCATGGGTAAACAGGATGAGGAATTCATTATAATTTTAGATATAGATAAGATATTTTCCGCTGACGAGTTAACGATGGTTACTGATATGAAAGGACATGTGCCATCTGAGGCTGAACTTGAACTTGCAGCAGTCTGA
- a CDS encoding carbonic anhydrase, translating to MERRDFIKLSVAAVSFCASIPKLVFADEDFEADVKKLMEGNERFTKGEFKKHDSSSAKLSELSKGQHPFAVVVTCSDSRVDPEIIFDEDLGEIFVIRTAGNVVDKIALGSIEYAVEHLHSPIVVVVGHEGCGAVTAALQAKGKVHGNIGSIVDKILPAVHTAKKKTKSGEDVLYNAIIENVKNVTKEISTKSPVIAKELKEGKVNVLGAYYAISTGKVIRV from the coding sequence ATGGAAAGGAGAGATTTTATTAAGCTTAGTGTTGCAGCAGTTAGTTTTTGCGCTTCAATTCCCAAACTGGTTTTTGCAGATGAGGATTTTGAAGCTGATGTAAAGAAACTTATGGAGGGTAACGAGAGATTTACCAAAGGAGAGTTTAAGAAACATGACTCAAGCTCCGCTAAGCTAAGTGAGCTTTCTAAAGGCCAGCATCCATTTGCCGTTGTAGTGACGTGTTCGGATTCACGGGTTGACCCTGAAATTATCTTTGATGAGGATTTGGGAGAGATATTTGTGATACGTACCGCCGGAAACGTGGTAGATAAAATAGCTCTGGGCAGCATAGAGTATGCTGTTGAACATTTGCACAGCCCAATTGTTGTAGTTGTGGGGCATGAGGGTTGTGGAGCAGTAACGGCTGCTCTTCAGGCAAAGGGCAAGGTGCATGGAAATATCGGCTCAATTGTTGATAAAATCCTGCCCGCTGTTCATACTGCAAAGAAAAAGACAAAATCAGGTGAAGACGTTCTCTATAACGCCATCATTGAAAATGTAAAAAACGTAACTAAAGAAATTTCCACTAAAAGTCCGGTTATCGCTAAGGAACTTAAAGAGGGAAAAGTTAACGTGTTGGGAGCCTATTATGCTATCTCAACAGGAAAGGTTATCAGGGTTTGA
- a CDS encoding formylmethanofuran dehydrogenase, protein MSVLGLNSVGIDDPRGAQRKDFIVYVEIDRCATDAIQSVTGATLGKRTLKFMDYGKMAATFVNLKTGRAVRVLAREDARFKSAEYFPDEADIHKAQLQAYMIMKDEELFDVMDVSVIIPPEDMPGRPLKRLECSLCGEFVQDLRHIEKDGKPLCKTCFHNNAYYVRKTNPHY, encoded by the coding sequence ATGTCGGTTTTAGGGCTAAACTCCGTTGGTATAGATGACCCTCGTGGGGCGCAGAGGAAAGATTTCATCGTCTATGTGGAAATAGACCGCTGTGCCACCGATGCAATACAGTCCGTAACGGGTGCAACGCTTGGGAAACGGACTCTCAAGTTTATGGACTACGGCAAAATGGCAGCGACATTTGTTAATTTAAAAACCGGACGTGCCGTAAGAGTTTTAGCAAGGGAGGATGCCCGCTTTAAATCGGCGGAGTATTTCCCGGATGAAGCTGATATTCATAAAGCCCAACTTCAGGCTTACATGATTATGAAAGATGAGGAGCTTTTTGACGTAATGGATGTCTCAGTAATAATTCCGCCAGAGGACATGCCGGGACGTCCGCTTAAAAGGCTTGAGTGCTCCCTCTGCGGAGAGTTTGTACAAGACCTCAGACATATTGAAAAAGACGGAAAACCCCTCTGTAAGACGTGCTTTCACAATAATGCTTATTATGTGAGAAAAACAAATCCTCACTATTGA